A region of the Apium graveolens cultivar Ventura chromosome 6, ASM990537v1, whole genome shotgun sequence genome:
TGAAGCATTTGGGGCATTCAAGAAGTTTAAGTTGCTGGTTGAACGTGACTCGAAAAAGAAAGTAAAAATGTTGCGAACTGATAGGGGTGGAGAATTTTGTTCAAAGCAGTTCATAGAGTACTGTGATAACATGGGTATCTCCAAGCAATTCATTGCTCCTTACACCCCACAGTAAAATGAGGTGGTCGAGCAAAAAAATCGTAATGTACCGGCCATGACAAGAAGTTTATTAAAAGAAAGAAATCTCCCATCACAATTTTTGAGGGAAGTAGTGCGCCATTCGGTGTACATTCAAAATCAATTTCCAACGCATGCATTAACAGAGGTGACACCATATGAAGCATTGTTGGGTAGAAAACCGGACGTTAGCCATTTACAAGTCTTTGGTTGTGTGGCATATATGAAGATGCCTGGTGTACACACATTAAAACATGATGATCGAAGTAAGAAAAAGATCTATCTTGGAAGAGAACCGGGGACTAACGCTTGTAGACTATATGATCCAGTTTTTGAAAAAATCTTAGTGAGTATAGATGTTATGCCACGTAAGGTCCACATGAATAAGTCATTGTCTGTGAGGTGAGTTTGAAGGAGTCGTTTGAATAAGTGGAGAGGTGGAGTTTTATTAGGAGATAGTTGCTAGTTGTTAGCCTTATCTATAGTGGTAGTGTTACTGTCTTTTAGTTTAAAATAATGTAAAGTAGTTATTTGTAGTTTTTTTTATCAGCAAGAAATAGAAAACGAGTTTATACTCAGTTCTGGTGTTTTCATTCCTTTTATCTATTCTACAACTGGTGTGTACTATTGTTTAGCTTTTATACAACATTCAGTTTTTTGTAAAGGATACGCATGTGTGCTGTGCGTATTCACTTTTTTGAAAAACAAGGAATACGCATTTCAGACATGCGTATTCCCTAAAAACAAAAAAATTGAATACGCATGTCTGACATGCGTATcctttataaattttaaaataatgaaaTTCGTATGTTGGACATGCGTATTCAACTGGTAATTTGGGCACTCCGTTCCGCCAAATGGTATTTTGGGTACTAACCCCCAAATGGTGGGTATCACCCTGAAAATTTTGAGATTACCTAGTTAGTTATTCTTGGTTTGTATTTTAGTTTTACTTAAATTTTAGGATTTCACCAGCAGTATGCACTTGCCAGACCATACTTAAGTataatttttctattttttaggATTTAACAGATATGGTTTAAATATGGTATGTAAGTAGGAATATGCATTGGTTCATATTCGAAGTAAGACTAGGATATTAGCGTCCCTTATCTTCAAAGCTTTAGCGTAACCCAGGtgccttagttcttcaatctttgCCATTGCAGGCCATATCAtgagtttttaaaattatttgcaCAATTGATGGCACTTTGCTAATTAACTTCTCCGGATCATTATTAGCAACTCACCCTTTCTTCTCTTGTAAAACCCATCTCCAAACCCCACAATTATCACAAAGGTGTTTATCTTCATTCTCTACCCCATACACCTTAGAAACTATTTGGCCATGCAATGATTCTTTTATATCAAGTCCTAAGTCTTTGATTATAAGAGAAATACATTTTTCATTCGTTAACATTCGCTCAAAATCAATGTTATATACCTATTTTCAGAAATTGCAGTTTGCTACCCCTAATATTCAATTATGCAAAATGCAACTCTTTAACATTTAGAACTCAAATAAAGAGGGGTAAAACAAgaattttaatatataaaataaataaattttgtagTTATAATTCgaaaaaagcaaaaaaaaagTTAGAATATTGAATTATCCCTCTTAAATATACTAAAATAATGAAAACgtcaaataattaaaaaaatgatgcaataaatttaataataaaatttaatatacaatcaaaattaatatttaaaaatatattttataaattaaattttgaaattaacaccatataataaatatatttatttgaaATTACTCGTATGACatgaaaattcaaaattataaaaaatatgtTAATTAATTTTTCAAGCTGAAATTCCTATTTTTCCTATGCTAATAAACAAAATTAGGAAAAATGGGTGTTATTTGTATAAGACTTCAAAAAAAGGGATACAaactataatttttgaaaataaatatacAATATTGATTTTGGGTCAAAGCTAATGGCCATCATTTGGTCGTTTTTGTACAATCCAACATCTGATGCAAGTTATCCCTGAAACGAGTCCACGCTTCGGTCCTCAAAATCAATATTACTTCATACTTTAACTTCTGAAACCCAACCTAGGAAAAAATTGAAATGTCTTTTCCACAAAAGATTGTATCCCCTTTTTATATTCTTTGTTGTATCTTGAAAGTCCCATCCACTTTAAAAAATTATCTTGTTCCATTTCTAATAACCTAGGTATTTATAAATTTGAAGATGATACATATAAAGCTgaaattattataatataaatttgaaatataagGGTGGGTGTAGATGGTGATGGATTTGTTAGACAGATCAAAGATATATGAAATCAACTCACGCGTGTTTAACACATATGCTGGAGAAAAGTAAAGATACACCCAAATATCTTAGTTTTTTATTATACAGCAACTTACACATATAAAGGAGACTACAAAATGAAATAACTAAAAACAAGGAAAACTAACCAACTACTTCCTAAACATCCTGAGTCAACAAACGTTTATTCAACCACTACTCCCTACAAACTTGCTACTGCATGAAGACCATTTCCAGACTTACAGCACAATAATAAATTACCGAGTTTAGATTAAAATATCCAACAAATTCACCCTTAATCTAAACTGGTGTAGTCAGGTCCTTCACTCCGAGCAGCTTTCGCATCTTCTCAAACTTAAATGTTGCCATGGATTTAGTAAGGATATCTGCACGTTGATTTTCTGAACAGATGTGCTTCACTAGAATTTCACCTCTCTCGACACATTCTCGGATAAAATGATAGCGAATACTTATATGCTTGCTGCGTCCATGAAATACAGGGTTTTTGGCAAGGTCAATGGCTGACTTGTTGTCGATGAATAGAATCACAGGACCAAGTTTCTCACCAGTTACCTCAGTTAACAGGTTCCTCAACCAAATTGTTTGGCACGCAGCTGCCGTCGCTGCCATAAACTCTGCTTCACACGAACTTAGAGCCACACACCTTTGTTTCTGTGACACCCAAGTTATTAAACTTTCATTCAAATAAAAAACCATCCCTCCGGTACTTCTCCTGTCTTCAATATGCCCTGCCAAATCGCTGTCTGAATACCCAGTAAGAATACTGTTTCCACTGTCCTTACTGTATATAAGACCGAAGTTCAGAGTACCTTTGATATAACGCAAAATACGCTTTGCTGCATTTAAGTGAATTGATGTTGGCCTTTCCATGAACCTGCTAATAATACCGACAGAGAACGCTATATCCAGTCTAGTGTGTACGAGATAACGTAACCCTCCAACCAAAGATTTAAAGAATGTTGCATCCACTTCTTTGCCTCCGTCGTCTTTTGTAATGACTTCTTTCGGGTCCATTGGATACCTGGTTGGGTTACATTCTGCTAACCCTGCTTTCTCCAGTATCTTCCTTGCATACGTTGTTTGTTTCAAAATTATATATCCAGGACTCTGACTTACTTCAATTCCCAAGTAATGTGACAATAAACCCAGGTCACTCATTTCAAACCTTTCACTCATCTGTGTCTTAAACTTCTCAATAACAACCTTGCTTGTTCCAGTAATCAAAAGATCGTCAACATAAACGGAAATTATCAGTATTTCCCCCTCGATCCTTTTGGTGTAAACGGCGTGCTCGTAAGGGCATCTTACAAAGCCAAGATCTTCTAGACATCTGTTTAGCTTCGCATACCATGCTCGGGGTGCTTGTCGCAGTCCATAGAGCGCTTTGTACAACCTATACACCAAATGTTCTCTACCCTTTTGAACGAACCCCTCTGGTTGGGTGACATACACCTCCTCTTTGatttctccatttaagaatgccGTCTTTACATCAAGATGATATACCTCCCAACTATGTTTAGCAGCAAGAGCAAGCAATAATCGAACAGTTTCTAATCGTGTAACTGGTGCGAAAATCTCCTCAAAATCGATCCATTTCCTTTGTACATACCCCTTTGCGACAATCCTTGCTTTGTATTTAACAATCTTCCCACTTGTATCTTTCTTTACTTTGAAGACCCATTTCAAATCAATTGTTTTTTTCCCAGGTGGTAGCATGGTTAATTCCCACGTATTGTTCTTTTCAACTGATTATATTTCCCTTTCCATTGCATCCCTCCATTGCTTTTCTTTCGATGCCTCCTTGTAACTGGTGGGCTCATCTGCTGCTGTAAAATACAACTCATCCTCCACTAACTCGACTTCCTCGGTATTAGAGTATATATCAGCAAGAGTCCTGTATTTTCCAGTTTCATTATTCGTTATTGACTCTGATATTGACGTGGAGGAATTCGAAGAATGCAAGGACTCTGTTGGAGTTCAAGTATTTGACGCTTGTACTGAATCTGATGGACTCATTTGAGAATCTTCAGTGTCAGAAACATACTCCTGCGTATTATTCACATCTTCACTTTCAGTTTCTCCAGATTCTGCAGTGCTTGTATCAAAAGTCACGAATATTTCTGACTGTGATGTCTGACTCTCACCATTCTGCTTCCATAACCACGGCTTTGTTTCTTCAAAGATAACATCCCGGCTGACATGTACCACCTTATTTACTGGATCATACAACCTATAGGCTTTCGTTCCCGGCTCTTTTCCGAGATGTATCACTGCTTTACTTCTGTCATCCAATTTTCGCAAATTTCCATTTGTTATCTTCATATAAGCTGTGCAGCCAAAAATACGAATATGTCCAATATGTGGCTTCTGCCCAGACCATGCTTCATAAGGAGTAATACCTGATACAGCTCGAGTAGGTAGTCTATTAAGAAGGTAAATGGTGTGTCTAATTGCTTCACCCCAAAACTGACCAGGCAATTGCATCTCCTTTAGCAAGCTTCGTGCCATTTCAATCATTGTTCTATTTCGTCGCTCCACCACGCCATTCTGTTGTGGCGAATAAGGTGCAGTAAATTTCCTTGCAATACCATTCTCAATGCAATAGTTGGTGAAATCTTTAGAACAGAATTCGCCACCCCTGTCAGTTCTAAACGTCTTAATTTTCTTCTCCGGTCCATCTTCtacttgtgctttaaaccttTTAAAAACCTCAAATGCTTCGTCCTTCGTTTTCAGAAGATATGTCCACATAACACGGCTGTAGTCATCCACCAACAAGAATATATACCTGTTCCCAGCCATCGTGGATGGTGTGATCGGACCGCATAAGTCACCGTGCACGAGCTCCAGTACTTTTTTTGCACTATAAATCGTTTTAGTCGGGAAAGACTTCCTTGTTTGTTTTGACATGAGACACCCTGTGCAAATTTCGTTTGGATGTTTTAATTTTGGCAGGCCTTGCACCATCTGTTTTGATGATAACTGAACCATGGCATTGAAATTTACATGTCCAAGTCGAGAGTGCCAAAGCCACTATTGACTGGTTTTCTGAGATAGTAAACAACCAGGTTCTTCAGATTCGAGAATAATTTTATACAACCTGTTTAATGACCTCTTCACTTTCATCAATAATTTTCCTGCAGTGTCCCGAATCCACAAATACTCACCACTTATAATAATTTTATTCCCTTCTTCTGATAATTGACCCAAACTAACGATATTACTATGAAGAGAGGGTATATAATATACCTCGCGAAGAAGTCGTTCTTCACCTGTCTTGCACTTTATTGCAATCGACCCTCTTCCCTTTATGTGCACAACTGATCCATCTCCAAATCTGACTTTCCCCGTTATTTTTTCGTTCAATTCTCTGAATTTTGATCGTTGTCCAGTCATATGGTTGCTTGCCCCGTTATCTAAATACCACATATTTGACACAAATTCATTTTCGCCACTGTCTTGACCCAACCTTGGATTTACTCCTTCTTCATTGATCAACATTACATCACCCACACTGGTTTCACCATCTGTCAAGAGCAAAGCTGGTTCGTCGTCTGGTATTTATGCTATATAAGCTTCCTCCTTCTGTTCTTTGTCACGTCTCGCCTTTCTGCATTCTGCAGCAAAATGACCGTACCCAAGACAATTGAAGCACCTCACTTTGCTTTTATCACGAACACCACGAAATCCATCCTTTCCTCGAAACTTTTGTGAAGATCCTTCTGTCCTGTTAGCTCGTTTCAGCCATTCGTCCCTTGTGAGTAGTAGTTTATTGTcctccttttctttctttctccacTCATCTTCGGTTAGAAGTAATTGACCAGTCTCTCCACTGGTTTCACTCTGTCCACGCACTCTTTCTTCGTGAGCTTTCAACGAACCCACGGTCTCTTCGATAGTCATTTTTTCCAAATCACCAAATTGCTCAATAGCGGATGTGATTTGTAGAAACTTCTGTGGCATTGCCCGTAACACTTTCTTAACAACATACGATTCGCCATGTCTTCTCCCAAGGCACGGATATTGGTCACCAATCCGTTCAACTTTAAACAGAATTCATCGAGCGATTCTGAATCCTTCATACTCATCGACTCAAATTCAGATTTAAGTGTCTTAATTCTCGCTTGTTTTACACGATCTGCCCCCTGGCAGAGAACTTTTACTGCCTCCCAGGCTTCTTTTGTCGTCTCCTTCTCAGCCACGGACAAAAGGATATCTTCAGGTATACCCTGGTAGATGGCGGCCAATGCCATCTTATCCGTTTTCTCTTCTATAGCATCGTTTGGATCCTTCGGTGTCACCGCTTCCCAGATCCCGTGTGCCTGCATATATACCTTCATTTTCAAGGCCCACGCTGTGTAGTTTCCTCTAGTCAACATGGGATAACTCAAGCCAAAACTCTCCTTATTTTTCCCGGTCTCCATCTTTGACGCCTTTGGCATATACTTGGGCATCAACAGAGTtaataagctctgataccagaatGTTAGACGGATCAAAGATATATGAAATCAACTCACGCGTGTTTAACACATATGCTGGAGAAAAGTAAAGATACACCCAAATGTCTTAGTTTTTTATTATGCAGCAACTTACACATATAAAGGAGACTACAAAATGAAATAACTAAAAATAAGGAAAACTAACCAACTACTTCCTAAACATCTTGAGTCAACAAACGTTTATTCAACCACTACTCCCTACAAACTTGCTACTGCATGAAGACCATTTCCAGACTTACAGCACAATAATAAATTACCGAGTTTAGATTAAAATATCCAACAGGATTTAGTCTGTTCCATACAATGAATTTAAGTCATAGTACAGGACCAATTTTTTCTAGTAAATTCCAAACTCCCGCCTTTAATTTATATGAAAGAAGAGAATTTGATTCTCTCTACACTAATATCCGGTCAAAATTCTACTTCAAACAGTATAGATGTATATATACAACCATATATTGCATAGTTGAAAGAGTTGTGGAGTATTTGCGCCCAAACATATGATGTCATTATTGATCATAGTTTTAATTT
Encoded here:
- the LOC141666151 gene encoding uncharacterized protein LOC141666151 — protein: METGKNKESFGLSYPMLTRGNYTAWALKMKVYMQAHGIWEAVTPKDPNDAIEEKTDKMALAAIYQGIPEDILLSVAEKETTKEAWEAVKVLCQGADRVKQARIKTLKSEFESMSMKDSESLDEFCLKLNGLVTNIRALGEDMANRMLLRKCYGQCHRSFYKSHPLLSNLVIWKK